The genome window AGGGTGGTGAAGCCGAGGTGGTAGGGCGATTGGCTCATGGTGTGGCGTGTGTCCCCTCGCGGCATGGGTGCACGCACCAGTATGCAGATTGTATTCCCGTTCCGCCGCGTCGCTGACCCTTCGGCGATGGTCGAACGCTTGGCTTGGCGGACGGGGGTTGATCCCTTCGGAGTTTTGAAACACAGAGGCACGGTGAGCGCAGAGGAGGGAGAGAGTGGGAGCCACAGATGAACACAGATCAACACAGAACGGCGGTCCCCTGCATTGATCTGTGTCTATCTGTGTTCATCTGTGGCTCAATTCTTCCCCTTCTCCATCTGCGTTGAGGCGACGACGCGCGTTAACCGCCGTATCGTTGTGCGGTCCGATGGGGGTCCTTTCGTTCTTCAGCAGGCTGATCAATGAACGCCTCGTCGCTTCGTTCCGCGTCTCAGGTTGCCGAGGCGCCGCCATCCCTCGACGGCCGGCTGGCGGCGCGGACGCGGCCGGTGGGGCGGCCGGCGATGTATCAGACGTGGCAGAAGCTCCTGTTCCTGCACTGGCGGTTTGATCCCGAGATCGTGCAGCGGACACTGCCGGCGGGGCTGACGGTCGACACCTGGGACGGAGCGGCCTGGATGGGGGTCGTGCCGTTCTTCATGCGGAACATCCGGCCGTGGTGGTTCCGGACGGTCCCCGGCGTGTCGAACTTTCTGGAGATCAACCTGCGGACCTACGTGTATGACCGCCACGGGACGCCGGGGGTATGGTTCTACTCGCTCGATGCGAACCAGGGACTGGCGGTACGGTGGGGCCGGGGGCTGTTCCGGCTGCCGTACTTCGCGAGCCGGATGTCGGCGGCGGTGAATGTCGAGGGGGAGGTGGACTACCGTGCGCACCGGATCGGGACGGAGCCGGGACGGGCAAGTCATTTTCGTTATGCCGCAGCGAGTCCGTTCCGGCAGGCCGCGCCGGGGTCGTTCGAGTTCTTCCTGGTCGAGCGGTACATCCTGTTCGCGCGGGGCCGCGGCGATCGGCTGTATTCCGGGCAGGTGCATCATCCGCCGTATGAGATCGCGGAGGCCCGGGTGTCCGCGTCCGATGACCGGTTGTTCTCGCTCAGCCCCGAAGGGTTTGCGGCACCGGGGCGACCGTTTGAGCACGCGCTGTATGCGCCGGGAGTCGATGTGGAAGTCTTCCCGCTGCGGCCCGTGACCTGAATAGGATCGCGCCGCAGGCAAGGGGGTATCGGCTGGCGACAACAGGAGGGGGCCGATCTACCCCAAAGGGGTTTCGTCATACAGCCCAGGGTTGCCCGCAACGCGGGCTACCCTGGGTTCCGAGCGTCGACGTACACCAACCCCATCGGGGTTGCGCCAAAACAGCGACGGTCTGGCGGAACCCCGTTGGGGGCAGTTTTTCTCGTATCGTCACGCTTGGTTGCCGCGCTTCCCCTTTGCGCTGGTCCGGTTTCGGACGGACGCTACTTCGTCAGCGTCATCAGGGTTCGCTTCAGATCCGCCTTATTGGCGCGAACGTAGACCGCCATCTGCCGCTTGACCTCTTCCAGCGCGTCAAAGAATCGATGATCGACCGCGTCGCGAGTCGCTTCGGGGAGAGACTCATAGATCCGAAGACGCTCGTCCACATCCAGGGGGAGCT of Planctomyces sp. SH-PL14 contains these proteins:
- a CDS encoding YqjF family protein, which codes for MNASSLRSASQVAEAPPSLDGRLAARTRPVGRPAMYQTWQKLLFLHWRFDPEIVQRTLPAGLTVDTWDGAAWMGVVPFFMRNIRPWWFRTVPGVSNFLEINLRTYVYDRHGTPGVWFYSLDANQGLAVRWGRGLFRLPYFASRMSAAVNVEGEVDYRAHRIGTEPGRASHFRYAAASPFRQAAPGSFEFFLVERYILFARGRGDRLYSGQVHHPPYEIAEARVSASDDRLFSLSPEGFAAPGRPFEHALYAPGVDVEVFPLRPVT